Within Anopheles ziemanni chromosome 2, idAnoZiCoDA_A2_x.2, whole genome shotgun sequence, the genomic segment GATCCTTTTACTCGCtgtgattgccgaaattaagtgtgttggtctgccttatacccagtcttcctccagaacatatttcgaacgtctcaactcttttttcttttgatgaaacataccaaatttgcagttttaccccacttttttcgctgttcgtgagaagtaaacaaaattttaaccaactgtcaaaaattttcccacggttttcagctcgttacatggtatgctgcgacctgtctgttaattgtctttgctTTAAACCTTCTCGCCTACTTCACGCATGTACATTCGCGATTATGCTCCTACTACAAATGAAGCCTCAAAGGCGATCTGTGAACAGATTCGTGGCACTTTCTAGCAACATTAGCGAAGCAAAGAGAAATCACCAAAGTCCTTGTTTTTAACGAAACACAAAGTCGAACACCAAAAGCTAAACATTATCAGGCTAACatgcaggaaaaaaaggtcACCACCTCAGAGGCATTATCATCGGGTAGGTAAAAACCGTTGAACCGTGTGCCATTTCCGGTTTGGCTGGCCATACGAATAACAGCTGCGGTAACATTTGTGGTTTTTGATTCgtactattttattttgcttttcgaACTGGCAGTTATAGATCGTGAAAAAGATTGCGCGGCGCTGACTGAACGAACTCGTCGAGAATATTGCGTGTAATACACTCATGTAAACCTACGAACCGATCTCTGAGGACAGGACATATTGgatttgcatatttgtttgtgtttactGGCAATTTTACGcatttgttaatttattcaagtgaaacaaaaaagcttTCGCTAGCGTTTTTTAGGAAAAATATCTAAAGGAAGGCATCCGCCGTCTTCGTCATATGATTTTCCGAAAGTCAAGTCCTACGGTGGCTACGATTGTTATGAGGTCAACCAGACAACTTTCTTTACCTCTTTAGAAATTGAACGCAAAACCATTGTAAAATACATTACAGAACATTTTACGAAGCATAACAAAAACCTAACCTAGGAAGAATGCTTTTAGAAAGGAGGAACAGAAAAACTAAGTTACAACAGAATGCACGTTTGTACCCCATGACTCacaactctttttttttcaatgggtaattaaaaataaattattaaaaaataagaaaaacacagaTGATAGATTTTTAAAAGCCAGCTTTTTAGCTGCCAGCTAGTATTAAGGACACGATTCGACGGAGATACCCCATCGAGAAGGGGTTTGTTGGAAAAGTGGGTAGAACTGAAACAGTTCatttgaaaatacaaaattatCATCACCAACAGCAGAAGGTAAGAGAAATAATATGAATGACTTTGGAGAAACATACATATTTAAACTGGCACAATTAATTACCGTAGGTCAGGATGCCAGAAAAGCGTTTAAAATTTTACGTTTAGCTTACACTTTAATACAATCCTTGTTTGGTATTTCAAGAAAGTTTCATACCTTCGATGGAAGGCGCTGCGCGTACCGAAATGAAGCGACTGGCAAACGAAtgtcggtgttttttttctctgtaaTTTTTACAAAAAGCACGCCGTTCTCGAGAACAGTTAGATAGGTTTGTTTATTCGGTTATCGATTAGATCGAACAGCGAACGATCAGCCATACTAATCGAGTAGACTAAACGGAAAGCACGTAATACAAATGTCATTCCGGGATGTTTTCCTCTTTCGCTTAGTAGCTTCTATGAGGAGTATTAAGTGCATTCTTTGttctgttgtgtttgtttttgcttagcAATCGAAGGATATCGGAGGACTATTTACAAAAGGGAAGTGAACGAAGATGGGatgatttaacatttttttgttcaactactacggtttgtttgtttgtttgtttgtatgtttgttttgcttgggaCGCGCCATTCTACGAATCCCAACTCGAGCTTAGGTTACTATAATCGACTTACTTTTACGCAAACTTTTTTCATGTATCTATCTTGGCTGTCGTGTTCGGCTTGGATTTTATGTTCAATGTGCGATTTTCTATAGCTGAACGTGAaactcttttgtttttttaaaacagttaTAAACTAAAGTTTAAGATGTTTTCCGTtcttaagttttttttctgctactCACTTCGTTCAGTAGTTATAGCAACGGTAGTAGAGGATGTAGTAGTAatagtaatagtagtagtagtagtagtagtagtaatatTTATCATCTCTTGCCATTTGTATCCTTATCGTGTGCTAACGTTTACACATCCGTCCGCTTGCCGGATGTTTCTAGTTTCTTATATCGTGTGTTTTGTAATCTTATTCGATTTATTTGACAATTTCGTACCACTTTTTCTcgccgttttttcttcttacttCTATTATACACACCCACAGCATGCGCGACGCTTGCATATATATATTCGAACTAGCGTTTAAAACCACTTAGTGGTTAgttaaggaaaattaaaactaccaTATAGATGCCAGAGAACGAACGCtcgcgaaagaaagaaaaaaaatacaacacaacacaacgaaTTGCAATTAAACCGCGATTGTGTTGAATGGGAAGTAGACTAATGTGTCGCTTAAtctcaagatgctttgtatgcgcccatgcatctccctccctccctcggtATGCAAGCAGCTTGTGTGCGAGGGGGTGGGGGTGCTgtcgtttttcacttcaatttCTTGCGCTTCTTGAATCGGTCATTGGTAATCGCTATACGACTGTCCCCACTCTCCCTCATGACTTATGTGTTATTCGTTGTTGCTTGCTGCACCAGGCGCCAAACACACCGTGTCTTGTTTTGTGCAGATGGATCTGTGTGCATTTAGCTTGATCTAGTGCCGCGGTGTTGCCTCCCACAGCTAGCTCTCAATATGGCGCGCCCTCGTTCTTCTCTTGTAATGACTCgcgcatcgttttttttttagtaaataaTGTACACCTTCCGTCGGAGTAACCATGTGGTGGTAATCATGTTCCCGGGAACTCTCTCCTCCTCCTTACTGCCTCTCTTAACGCTTAAATAATTTAGGTGGGAACGAAACGAATACCAATTACTAAACACAAACTTTGATTTTGGCTTATGACGAACTTATGGTGGTCGAAGCAAACTCTTGCAGTATGAATCGAACAAatgcttctctctctctcttgggCGGAAGATAAGCTGTCCACCACGATTTCCTtctatctctcttttttttaaggtGAAAATGACACACTACTCTTACCACGCGCGCGTACGCATTATGCTGGTGGCAAGAAGGGTTTTCCTATGCATCGATGCACGGAAGGGTTGCGTTTTCAGCGCAGGCAGATTACAAACTATCAGTTGCTGTCAGTGCTTCTTCCGCTGCtggcactgctgctgctgctgctgctgctggtggtggcgcTGCCgccactgctgctggtggtgccaTTGGCTCGGTTTGGTGAGTCGTTCTCCTGGTTGCTGAGCGCGCTGGGAGATGCCGACGTCTTGCTACCAGCTCCAACGCCAGCTCCGTCGTCCGTTTGCTTGTGGTTGAGCGATGCCGCTTTGCCCGGTGGACTGTCAGCGCCGGTAGGTGACAACACCGTCCCGGAACCGGTGCCTGTCGGGCCCACACATTCCACATCGGAGGATCCACCGGTCGAGCGCCTCCTTCTCGATTCCCTCAGCCGGTGGTGGTGCTCTGCATCATCGTCCTCATCATCGTCCTCCATCATGTCATGCTCGTCGTCATTCtcgtcaccatcatcatcatcaacatggaTGCCACTCCGCGGGACACCATTTCCCGTCGGCGACAAGCTCGACGGACGCGATCGGGAAGGTAGTGATGGTGGTCCCGGAGAGGAACTTATGCCTCCCCCCGCCTGTACGACCACGACAACGGTCGAGTGGGTCGAGGTGTTGTCCGATGGCGTATTGTTGATGGCATCGCCAcccctaccaccaccaccagaagGGTTGATTCCCGGAGGACATTCCGCCGATGGTGTCGTTGCTCTCGGAGAGACGacggtgttgttgtttgtcgcCGTTATCGTTGTCGGTGACGCAGGTACATTGGTGGCACTTGAtggtcgtggtggtggtggtggtggtggcggtggaggggATTGCGCCAAAGAGGAGGACAGCGTCTTCCGGTGGTGCGATTGTAGCGTCGAGGGGGACAGTGGCACTGGAGTAACGGAAATCTGCGCCCGGACCTCTTCCCGACCGGACGCTTCCGGATCCGGCAGATGCTGGGACGCCCCCTTCGGTGCCACCGATACGGTGGTGGCCGTAATTGACAGACAGGCTGGTAGAAGCGTCGAGCCCAGTCCGACGACGGATGCCggttggttgtgtgcgtggtGGTGGGTCGAAacgggcggcggcggtggcggtggtggcgagGCCAACATTAGCACCGTCGGTGAATCTTCCGGACTGTGGCGGCGCATCTTTTTCGGTGGCTTTGTGATCGCAACCGAACGCTCCGGGAAACTGTTCCGTCGCTCGATCAGCTGTTGCGTCATTGGTTGcggctgatgatggtgatggttgcTGCTCATGCTGCTGTTACTTCCGTTGCTCACGAGCGAAAGCGGAGATGGAGGGGTGGACGATGTGCTGGACTCCCCGCCGGCGCCTCCACCACCGCGCATCAACATCGGATgaagctgctgttgctgctgctgctgctggaggtgaTGCTGCTCGTTGAGGGCGTCAATCTTGAGTAGCGCCCGGTCCAGCTCGTGCTGCAACTGATGGACGCGTTGCTGCAGGTGATCGTTTTGTCGCTGGATCTCCACCAGCTGGTCCTCCTTCGCGCCGATCTCCATCAGCAGCCGCTGGTGCTCCAAACGGCTCTCCCGCAGCAGCCCCTGGAAGATGTCCAGTATGCGCTGCTTCGTGTCCGGCTCCACCTCCTTCAGCACCTCGCCGATCAGCTCGACCGTCGACGGGGCGTTGCTGCTGTCCGGCTCGCCCGTCTGGCTGTCATCGTCCGTGTCGGTGGACAGCTCGAACTCGGAGTTGCCCACCATCGGGATGCCGTTCTTGTGGATGATCGTGCCgctacctcctcctcctcctccaccaccacctccaccacccccGACCGACGTCGTCATCGTGGTCGCGCCGGAATGATGAGATCGGTGATGGTGCATcacgtgatggtggtggtggtgcaggtaCAGCGGCTGATGGTGAAGTTCGCTGacctgatggtggtgatgatgtgACGGCGGTGGTGGCGACAGCTGCTGATGACCACCGAcgacgtgctgctgctgctgctgctcacgATGCTCTCGATGCTCCTGCTGCCGCTgagcttgttgttgttgttgttgttgttgttgcagcAGGACGTGACCGTGCGGCGAATGGCGGGCGGATGCGGTGTTGCTTCCCGGTCGCATCAGCGGCGGACTGAGCGTTTCTTTGATCAGCACCAGTTTGGGCTTTTCGGGCCCGTTGACAGAGCACCCGTTCATGCCCACCACGAGGGGCGGTGGCAGCGGAGACGTGGACGACGTAATCTCGTTCGAGCCGGACGAATGGTGCTGCTGCATGGCGTCGGGCGGGAGCGTTACCggactgttgctgttgcttccCCCGCTACTCCCACCGTACGGCATCGAGGAGACCAGTCCTTggtgctgcttctgctgcttggTGCTCATGATCGTACTGTACGCGATCGCACCCTGCCGATGGTGGTGAAGGTGATGCAGATGGTGAGACCCGACCGAACCTGGTGCCGATGACGGTGGCGAAACGGGAATGTGGCCCGCCGTGTGGCCCGGTGGACCGGGCGAGGGCGTTCTCCGACCGTCGTCGTGCTCGTGGTGCACCGAGGGTGGCGTTCCCGGTCGTTCCTGCTTAATCTGCACGTCACACTTGATCACCGCCGACCGGACGACCGACGCCGTTTGATCGTGGGCTGCCGGTGGCGTCGGTGGACTTTCCTGCTTGATTTGTACTAACTCGCACTTGATCACCGACCGGTCGGACGCTTTCTCGTGCCGCATCATCGACGATGCCGACGTGTTGGGGTCCTTGCCGCACAGGATCGTCTTGCGGGGTACCAGCGCCACGTTCGGTTGGTACGATCGTTCGAACTTGTCTGTCTCCGACATCGGGACGACGTTTTCCGGGTTCTGCAGCAGCGGCGGTTCCTGGCTGAGCGACAGAATGGTTCCACCGGGCGAAGTCGCCCGCATCGTGCCATTGACAATGCTGGTCGTCGAACCGCCGTTCGCGTGGTACGAACTCATTTGCTGCAGcatgagctgctgctgctgttgctgctgttgctgttgttgctgctgctgttgctgctgctgctgcttggcgTACTGCTTCTGCTGGGCGGTCCACGGACGGAACGCAGCACTCGTTTGCTGTTCGCGGGCGAGCTGCATctgttgatggtggtggtggtgtagcAACTGCTGCTGTGCCGCAACCAGATGCTGGTGCTCCCggagctgctgttgctgctgctggtgctgcatTTGCCGGCTGCTGCTGTGGTACAGCGACGACGGTACGTCGCTCATAAGCTTTGGTTTCTTCAGTGGAATGTCCTGTGGTTCGGCTTTGATCGCTAGCAAACCGTTGTCTTCGCGGGCGCcctaaaaatggaaaacaaaaaggggTAAAGCATTATGTTTCCGAATGTGACAGAGTCTGGATGTTTTGGTTTAGGGAgactttaaaattgaaatggtTGAGACTtgtcaatttaaaataattaacccAACCTTTAAAACTACGGGAATCTTTCCTCATAAACATTCGTCTCGCGTTAGCTCATTATCAAACACacactttttccttctcgaaaTTTTTTCAATTCCGAGCGCACCCACAATGTTAGCCACCTTCGGGATCGGGCACGTCCGGGGCCACTTTTCCAACCCTTCGCCATCATCTTTTGtcggggggagaaaaaaaaaccgctgcAAGCAAAACTAGAAAACTTCGCTCCGTCCTTCGGCAAGCATTTCATGCCACACCGTACATGGCTCGCTGTTTTCCGGTTCCCAGTGCAGAACTCTTGTCCCGGCATTCTGCGTCCAGGTGGGGGTTTGCTTAGAGGGAAGCTCGGGGAAGCCGACGGTGGGATGACCGGGCGGCAGGATTGATCATTCCGAGACAAACAAGCGCTAACAATTCACTTCGTTTTCGCTCCCTCGCTGTTTTGTGGCCATGTCGCGCATTTGCAGCCAGCCGAGCCAGCTGACTCGACGACAGCCCATTCCGGGGCGGAAGATCTGAGTGGCGTTTCATTCCTTTCgcctcctgtttttttttgtttattgtgtCGCTGCGCCTTCTTCCATTATCcgggcaaaaggaaaaaagccatTTCATAAATTAAGTTATCACAACGAGTCGGACGCCCCGTGGACGACGCGAGAAGGAACCGAATGCGGAACGGACGCATTCCTGGTGTCCGGTGCGCGCACTTGTTCGCAATGCTGGCTGTGCTGGGGCGCCCGTGAAAAAGGGGTGGCAACCGGCGTGTGTGTCCGGTGGAAAAGCAACGGAAGGCGGTAAGAAAAATGATAATCAAGCGGGAATAAAACAGTGCCGGCTTCACAGCAGCAACGGGACGAGTTGGAGGGACGGGGGAAGCTATCGCCACACTGTCTCTCTCTGCCGGGAAAACGCCACTTTCTGCCGCCATTTTTTCTCACTCGTCCTTCCCTCCCGCCTTCGACTCCATTATTCGCGCGGTCGGACAGTGGCGATGCATTTTATTCGTTCTCAAAATGGAACTTATCCATCGATCAAGTGCATCGCCTTCCTTCAGCCTCCATCCCTCCACCACCTTCTCCTGCTTTGTTgcataaatatatttatattcatCGCGAGTCGCACCGGGTTGCATTTTTGCCCGTACTagacttgttttcctttcctattCCAGACTCACGCTCTGCCCAGGGACCAACACTACTACGTGTGGCTTCGTTTTCGTCAGGATCTACGCCCGGGAATGGCATCCACCGCTGGACGATGATGGATTCTTCTTcccaaaggaaagaaaacccccGAGCATCTTGGCAGTGGACCCGATTGCACCATTCATTTGTTCGCAAGACAAAGCAGCACACACATAGGGAGGAAGGCTGACGATAATTATTATCGTCGTCTATGGTcaccgagaaaaaaaaagtgagttGCCAATTGGTAGTCTGCTGGCAGTATATAATtgatccagtttttttttcagcggGATCAAATCATTTTGGAATGGCGATCATTAAGCGTTGAAATATTTAAGCGCACTGATACGGCACAAATGACTCTGCTTTAGGCAAGTTGATACGTACAAGAATTGGAAAGAGTATTGTAAATTGGATGTTGAGCATTCGTGTAGCTACACTGAATTTATTTGAATAGTacatttcataattttattcataaaatgaaaatcagaaaaagaaatgtgttaTATAAGAGTttagctaaatttttcaattgcaaacTCTGATAAGTGATAATAAAAAGTacataaaaagaaacaccagCACTCGAAATGATGTTTTAATATTACAGGCAAAAGAAGGCTAGAACTTTCCTGTAGAAGATTAGAATGCCAACGCCGtttaaataagaaataaagtaagtaaaaacaaacgcaaagtTAAATCTGTAACAGTAAAAATTACAAGTTCATACGCTAAAgctttaaaagaaacaaattgcgCAGCTTTAAATAACGCTTAGCAATGATTGGTTACGACCATTTTATCATTCCTGAACAGTGTAACCGCAGCATAGACGATATCGACCCATGTGCAGTGGAAGAAATGGACGGAAGATGGCTGCATTCTTAAAGGCAGTACAGTTTTTCTACTCAACTACGCGGTGCCATCGGGTCTTTGCCGGCCGAGAACCAACTCTTCGTTGTGTGCCTGCCCCGTCTGCGataaacgacgacgacgaccgtcCGACCGCATCAACAACCCACGCcggagaaacaaacaaacgagcaaATTAACACGCGATAGCTAGCATAATTAATGCTAAAGACAACACCACGCTTTACTCCGAGCCCGAGCTCGAAAACTGCACCGACGATGAACGAAATCGATCGAGCCACGCTCCGCTTTACTCCGGTTGCATACAATGTTGCTGTATCAACGGAGAAGGGGGTGGTTGGTGGGTGGTAGGGGGGAAATTGCACAGACTGTGATTCAGGCAGCAGAAACGATTATGCTTAGGGAACGTGAGTCGTGCCCTTGCCTGTCCCATCCGAAATGCCGCATCAGCTGGGATTTACTTTTCCCTCGTGTTCTATAGGTCTCGCTGCCATCTTTATTTTCACACACAACACAGCCAGAGGTCGGAATGTACGTGGGTTTtgctaaaaataataaacagcCGTAGTACAATATAGCATGAAGAAGATGTGTGAGAAAACCCGATAAACAATCGacaagttttgtttgtaagTTTTGTAAGTTGTAAACTATAACAGAATTTGGATGacaagtaaaagaaaattagaaatattaaatttctaAAGTCTACAGTaagaataatattaaaaaggaTTGATCCAATTGTGAATAACATATAACAGGCTCTCAACTCATGCACAAAAAGTGAACTCTGTAACAATTTTGAGACAAAGTATTATATTTCCTATTGTATCACGAATCCATTATTCCTCATTCTTTGGTAATGGCAAGACTAAATGATTAACTAACTTTAAGCATCGTTTTTGTGCCACCTTCTCTAAGCACTACTAGTCCCATTCGATAATTTGTGCGATGGCGTTGCTCGCGgaacgaaaacataaaaaaagacacCAAACCATGCGCACATAAACACTCTGTTTGCTTCCGCCGTCGGCGACATCCGCGGGCTGTCGTCAGGGTTGTCGCCAGATCCCTTCCGAAAGACCCCTCGCTTTGCATCCCCCTCTCTCCGTCCTcctttggtggtggtgtgcacCACAAATACTTCGGTCGGCGTTCCGCTGCAGCGCCGCCATTCGATATCTACTAAATCTTTCTAATTAGAACCGCGTCGGACGGTTAATTTATCACCTTAATAGGAACTTCACGACAACGGTGGCGCGTCCCGCAGGCGACACGAAGCCTGGGGCCTAGAGCTTGTGTCAGCAGACCGTTCGTTCCCCGGGCGACGCCAGCCGCCCATAAGTACCCGCCACCGCCACTGTACACTCCAGAAAAATGCATGCGGTTTGTACGGTTCGGGAACAA encodes:
- the LOC131294133 gene encoding AF4/FMR2 family member lilli-like, which codes for MAHLHDEGGTRGAREDNGLLAIKAEPQDIPLKKPKLMSDVPSSLYHSSSRQMQHQQQQQQLREHQHLVAAQQQLLHHHHHQQMQLAREQQTSAAFRPWTAQQKQYAKQQQQQQQQQQQQQQQQQQQLMLQQMSSYHANGGSTTSIVNGTMRATSPGGTILSLSQEPPLLQNPENVVPMSETDKFERSYQPNVALVPRKTILCGKDPNTSASSMMRHEKASDRSVIKCELVQIKQESPPTPPAAHDQTASVVRSAVIKCDVQIKQERPGTPPSVHHEHDDGRRTPSPGPPGHTAGHIPVSPPSSAPGSVGSHHLHHLHHHRQGAIAYSTIMSTKQQKQHQGLVSSMPYGGSSGGSNSNSPVTLPPDAMQQHHSSGSNEITSSTSPLPPPLVVGMNGCSVNGPEKPKLVLIKETLSPPLMRPGSNTASARHSPHGHVLLQQQQQQQQQAQRQQEHREHREQQQQQHVVGGHQQLSPPPPSHHHHHQVSELHHQPLYLHHHHHHVMHHHRSHHSGATTMTTSVGGGGGGGGGGGGGSGTIIHKNGIPMVGNSEFELSTDTDDDSQTGEPDSSNAPSTVELIGEVLKEVEPDTKQRILDIFQGLLRESRLEHQRLLMEIGAKEDQLVEIQRQNDHLQQRVHQLQHELDRALLKIDALNEQHHLQQQQQQQQLHPMLMRGGGGAGGESSTSSTPPSPLSLVSNGSNSSMSSNHHHHQPQPMTQQLIERRNSFPERSVAITKPPKKMRRHSPEDSPTVLMLASPPPPPPPPVSTHHHAHNQPASVVGLGSTLLPACLSITATTVSVAPKGASQHLPDPEASGREEVRAQISVTPVPLSPSTLQSHHRKTLSSSLAQSPPPPPPPPPPRPSSATNVPASPTTITATNNNTVVSPRATTPSAECPPGINPSGGGGRGGDAINNTPSDNTSTHSTVVVVVQAGGGISSSPGPPSLPSRSRPSSLSPTGNGVPRSGIHVDDDDGDENDDEHDMMEDDDEDDDAEHHHRLRESRRRRSTGGSSDVECVGPTGTGSGTVLSPTGADSPPGKAASLNHKQTDDGAGVGAGSKTSASPSALSNQENDSPNRANGTTSSSGGSATTSSSSSSSSASSGRSTDSN